A single region of the Paramicrobacterium fandaimingii genome encodes:
- a CDS encoding nitroreductase family protein, translated as MSNLIDLVTARRSRSKVTDASPSHDELLLLVAAAGHVADHSGLAPWRLVELRGDARVDLGHALAAAAGDDKPSSKPLRAPLLIALVVVPQQSAKVPVWEQEATASGVAHMLSLLLTDAGWGVMWRTGSHVRSPEVHHMHRLEQHEYLLGWLYVGGTDGAHTTRPAAPVNADHFLTSLTEEPDNTEGNERI; from the coding sequence GTGAGCAACCTCATCGACCTGGTCACCGCGAGGCGCTCACGGTCGAAGGTGACTGACGCGTCGCCCAGCCACGACGAGCTTCTTCTGCTCGTCGCGGCCGCCGGTCACGTCGCAGATCACAGCGGCCTCGCTCCGTGGCGACTCGTCGAGCTGCGCGGGGACGCGCGCGTCGATCTCGGCCACGCGCTTGCCGCTGCCGCTGGCGACGACAAGCCATCGTCGAAGCCGCTGCGCGCGCCCCTGCTCATCGCCCTCGTCGTGGTTCCACAGCAGAGTGCAAAGGTTCCCGTCTGGGAGCAGGAGGCAACAGCATCCGGCGTGGCGCACATGCTCAGCTTGCTGCTCACCGATGCGGGGTGGGGAGTGATGTGGCGAACCGGAAGCCATGTACGCTCGCCCGAGGTTCATCACATGCATCGCCTCGAGCAGCACGAGTATCTTCTCGGCTGGCTCTACGTCGGCGGCACAGACGGCGCCCACACCACGCGGCCCGCAGCACCCGTCAACGCCGATCACTTCCTCACCTCCCTCACTGAGGAACCGGACAACACGGAAGGCAACGAACGCATATGA
- the groL gene encoding chaperonin GroEL (60 kDa chaperone family; promotes refolding of misfolded polypeptides especially under stressful conditions; forms two stacked rings of heptamers to form a barrel-shaped 14mer; ends can be capped by GroES; misfolded proteins enter the barrel where they are refolded when GroES binds), which translates to MAKIIAFDEEARRGLERGLNTLADAVKVTLGPRGRNVVLEKKWGAPTITNDGVSIAKEIELDEPYEKIGAELVKEVAKKTDDVAGDGTTTSVVLAQALVREGLRNVAAGADPIALKRGIEKAVAAVSDELLSAAKEIETKEEIAATASISAADPQIGEIIAEAIDKVGKEGVVTVEESNTFGTELELTEGMRFDKGYLSGYFVTDQDRQEAVFEDPYVLIVNSKISNIKDLLPVVDQVIQAGKQLLIIAEDVEGEALATLVLNKIRGIFKSVAVKAPGFGDRRKAQLQDIAILTGGQVVSEEVGLKLENVTLDLLGRARKVVVTKDETTIVEGGGEAEAIAGRVSQIRKEIENTDSDYDREKLQERLAKLAGGVAVIKAGAATEVELKERKHRIEDAVRNAKAAVEEGIVAGGGVALIQAGKTAFDKLTLVGDEATGANIVKVAIDAPLKQIATNAGLEPGVVAEKVRGLEVGFGLNAATGEYQDMLLAGIADPVKVTRSALLNAGSIAGLFLTTEAVVADKPEKAGAAPADPTGGMDF; encoded by the coding sequence ATGGCAAAGATCATTGCTTTTGACGAAGAGGCCCGACGCGGCCTCGAGCGTGGCCTCAACACGCTCGCCGACGCAGTCAAGGTGACGCTTGGGCCCCGCGGTCGCAACGTTGTCCTCGAGAAGAAGTGGGGCGCCCCCACCATTACGAACGACGGTGTGTCGATCGCCAAGGAGATCGAGCTCGACGAGCCGTACGAGAAGATCGGTGCAGAGCTGGTCAAGGAAGTTGCCAAGAAGACGGATGACGTCGCTGGCGACGGAACCACGACCTCGGTCGTTCTTGCTCAGGCGCTTGTGCGCGAAGGTCTGCGCAACGTCGCAGCCGGCGCCGACCCGATCGCGCTGAAGCGCGGCATCGAGAAGGCCGTTGCCGCGGTCTCCGACGAGCTGCTCTCGGCAGCCAAGGAGATCGAGACAAAGGAAGAGATCGCAGCAACCGCGTCGATCTCTGCCGCTGACCCGCAGATCGGCGAGATCATCGCCGAGGCCATCGACAAGGTGGGCAAGGAAGGCGTCGTCACGGTTGAGGAGTCGAACACGTTCGGCACCGAGCTCGAGCTGACCGAGGGCATGCGCTTCGACAAGGGCTACCTCTCTGGTTACTTCGTCACCGACCAGGACCGCCAGGAAGCTGTCTTCGAGGACCCGTATGTTCTCATCGTCAACTCGAAGATCTCGAACATCAAGGATCTGCTCCCTGTTGTCGACCAGGTCATCCAGGCTGGCAAGCAGCTTCTCATCATTGCCGAGGACGTCGAGGGCGAAGCGCTCGCAACTCTCGTTCTGAACAAGATCCGCGGAATCTTCAAGTCCGTTGCCGTCAAGGCTCCGGGCTTCGGAGACCGTCGCAAGGCCCAGCTGCAGGACATCGCGATCCTCACGGGTGGACAGGTCGTTTCCGAAGAGGTCGGCCTCAAGCTCGAGAACGTCACGCTTGATCTGCTCGGCCGTGCACGCAAGGTTGTCGTCACCAAGGACGAGACGACCATCGTCGAGGGTGGCGGAGAAGCCGAGGCCATTGCCGGTCGCGTCTCGCAGATCCGCAAGGAGATCGAGAACACCGACAGCGACTACGACCGCGAGAAGCTGCAGGAGCGCCTTGCCAAGCTCGCAGGCGGCGTTGCCGTCATCAAGGCTGGCGCCGCGACGGAGGTTGAGCTCAAGGAGCGCAAGCACCGCATCGAAGACGCCGTCCGCAACGCGAAGGCAGCTGTCGAAGAGGGCATCGTCGCCGGTGGTGGCGTCGCGCTCATCCAGGCGGGAAAGACCGCTTTCGACAAGCTGACGCTCGTCGGCGACGAGGCAACTGGCGCGAACATCGTCAAGGTTGCCATCGACGCTCCGCTGAAGCAGATCGCCACAAACGCAGGCCTCGAGCCTGGTGTTGTCGCAGAGAAGGTTCGCGGGCTCGAGGTCGGGTTCGGCCTCAACGCCGCGACAGGCGAGTACCAGGACATGCTGCTCGCTGGCATCGCTGACCCGGTGAAGGTCACCCGCTCGGCCCTGCTGAACGCAGGATCGATCGCTGGTCTGTTCCTCACCACTGAGGCTGTTGTCGCCGACAAGCCTGAGAAGGCTGGCGCTGCTCCTGCCGACCCGACGGGCGGCATGGACTTCTAA
- a CDS encoding DUF3263 domain-containing protein: MASDERNAQAGEHAPAPLGERDRAILDFERQWWTHAGTKEQAIRQRFDVSSARYYQLLAALIRRPEALVYDPMLVKRLLRVRDQRSAARRRRTSSDH, encoded by the coding sequence ATGGCGTCAGACGAGCGAAATGCACAGGCGGGCGAGCACGCGCCCGCCCCGCTGGGCGAGCGCGACAGAGCCATTCTCGATTTTGAACGACAATGGTGGACGCACGCGGGCACGAAGGAGCAGGCGATCAGGCAGCGTTTCGACGTGTCGTCTGCTCGCTACTATCAACTTCTCGCCGCCCTCATCCGGCGTCCCGAGGCTCTCGTGTACGATCCGATGCTGGTGAAGCGTCTGTTGCGCGTGCGAGATCAGAGGTCCGCGGCCCGACGTCGACGTACCTCGTCAGACCACTAG
- a CDS encoding LytR C-terminal domain-containing protein, whose amino-acid sequence MLIAVGIFGLSIATDRLNLDQVIPGPSEPSETPTPSQTTPEPTVEPTIDPEALIQVLNGTTTPGLAGDVKAVLGDGGWTSSNVTASNASDDSLEKTVIYYDADALEGAARGVAKTLGVGAVEYSTEFSVGDVPQIVVVLGSDYTAGG is encoded by the coding sequence GTGTTGATCGCCGTGGGAATCTTCGGGCTGAGCATTGCAACAGACCGTCTGAACCTCGATCAGGTGATCCCCGGTCCAAGCGAGCCGAGCGAGACGCCGACGCCGTCGCAGACGACGCCGGAGCCGACTGTCGAGCCGACAATCGATCCCGAGGCACTGATTCAGGTGCTCAATGGCACGACGACGCCAGGACTTGCCGGCGACGTCAAAGCCGTCCTCGGCGACGGCGGCTGGACATCGTCGAACGTCACAGCAAGCAATGCGAGCGATGACAGCCTTGAGAAGACGGTGATCTACTACGATGCCGACGCTCTTGAGGGGGCGGCACGCGGGGTCGCGAAAACCCTCGGAGTCGGCGCCGTCGAGTATTCAACGGAGTTCAGCGTCGGTGATGTTCCGCAGATCGTCGTCGTGCTCGGGTCTGATTACACCGCTGGGGGCTGA
- the msrB gene encoding peptide-methionine (R)-S-oxide reductase MsrB has protein sequence MTDNTKKTDEQWRAELSAEQYAVLREAATERPWTGELLDEDRAGVYTCAACGAELFKSGTKFDSACGWPSFYESVRPEAVTLTEDRSLGMVRTEVRCAACDSHLGHVFDDGFGTPTGDRYCMNSISLGFTPQS, from the coding sequence ATGACCGACAACACGAAAAAGACCGACGAGCAGTGGCGCGCCGAACTGTCTGCAGAGCAGTACGCCGTCTTGCGCGAGGCAGCGACGGAACGTCCGTGGACGGGTGAGCTCCTCGACGAGGACCGCGCCGGCGTGTACACGTGTGCGGCATGCGGTGCAGAGCTGTTCAAGAGCGGAACGAAGTTTGACTCCGCATGCGGCTGGCCGAGCTTCTACGAGTCAGTGCGACCCGAAGCCGTCACGCTCACCGAAGATCGCAGCCTTGGCATGGTGCGCACAGAGGTGCGCTGCGCTGCGTGCGATTCACACCTCGGCCACGTCTTCGATGATGGCTTCGGCACCCCGACCGGTGACCGCTACTGCATGAACTCGATCTCGCTCGGATTCACACCGCAGTCGTGA